The genomic interval CGGTTCTGCGGCCCGGTGTTCGGCTGCGACGAAGAGCACCGTCGTGACGACGGCGCCCGCCGCGAGTCCCAGGATGGTGCGCGAGCCCCAGGCGTACTCGGTGCCGCCCCAGCTGGTGACCAGCACCAGACAGGTGGAGGCGACGGCCAGGAGCACCGCGCCCAGGACGTCGAGGCGGGGCCGGACGGCGGGTTTGGGCAGCTTGAGGACGACGGCGATGACGGCCAGGGTGACCAGGCCGAAGGGGACGTTGATGTAGAAGCACCAGCGCCAGGAGGCGTGGTCGGTGAAGAATCCGCCGAGCAGGGGACCGGCGACCGAGGCGAGGCCGAAGACCGCGCCGATGAGGCCCATGTAGCGGCCGCGCTCCCGGGCCGGGACGATGTCCGCGATGATCGCCTGGACGCCGATCATGAGGCCGCCGCCGCCGATGCCCTGGAGGGCGCGGAAGGCGATCAGCTCGTCCATGGTGCGCGACCAGCCCGCCAGCGCGGAGCCGATGATGAAGACCACGATCGCGAACTGGAAGACGCCCTTGCGGCCGAAGAGGTCGCCGAGCTTGCCGTAGAGCGGCAGGACGATGGTGGAGGCGAGGAGGTAGGCGGTGACCGCCCAGGACATCTTCTCCAGGCCGTGCAGCTCGCCGACGATTCTGGGCAGGGCGGTGGCGACGATCATCTGGTCGAGCGCCGCGAGCAGCAGGGTGAGCATCAGCCCGAGGAAGACCATGCGGACCTTGCGGGGGCTGATCTCCGCCATGTCCGGACCGGGTCGGGGTCCCGCCGGAGGGGGTGGCGGGGGCGGTACGGCGGGGAGTGCGGCCGTGGCCGCCGTGCGGTCCTCCGGCGTCGGGCCGTCCGGTTCCGGGCCGTCCGGCTCGTCCTTCACCAGCGTGATACCACCCACCACGTAACGCTCCCCTCGTCGCACCTGCGCCGCCCATTTCTCGCATCGCGCGGCAAGGCAGGGCAAACGTGAGGAGGGGCGTACGCGGCGCGCATGGAGGGCTTATGCGCCGGTGGGAGGTGCTACGGCGCACGACCGGCCGCCCCGGAAAACCACCCGTTCCGGTGAGGCCGGTCGTCCCGCGGAGGCCGGATCCATCCGGCCCCCGGGTGCGGGGAGGGGGAGTCGGAACACCCCCTGGCCGGTCGGTCCTACTTCTCGACCTCGGTGGCGAGGTTCTGGAGCAGCTCGTCGTAGATCCGGCCGAGGCCCTTGGGCGCGAAGGTCCGCTCGAAGAACCCGCCGATGCCGCCCGCGCCGTCCCAGACCGTGGTCACGACGGCCTTGGACTTCCCCTCGCCGGCCGGGGTGACGGTCCAGGTAGTGACCATGGAGGAGTTGCGGTCCTTCTCGACGAGCTGCCCGTCGGTCGGCTCGCTGACCTCCAGCAGGCAGTCGCGGACGCGCTTGCTGGTCGCCTGGAGCTTCCAGTGCACGAGGCTGCCCTCGCCGTCGCCGCCCTCCCGGACCTCGTACTCGCTGAAGTGCGCGGTCAGCACCTTGCCGCGGACGTCCTTGTAGTCGGCCAGCGCGTCGAACACCGCCTCTGCGTCCGCCGCGATGATCCGCTCCGTCGTGGCCTCGACCTGCGCCATGGCTGTTCCTCCAGCAGTCGGTTGTTCGGTGGGTGAGCTGAGCCAACCACCTCGGGCGCAGCCGCTCAAAATCGGGGCCGCCCGGGTTCAGGGACGGCGGTCCCCGAGGACGCAGAACTCATTGCCCTCCGGGTCGGCGAGCACGACCCAGCTCGCGCCGCCCTGGCCGACGTCGGCGCGGCGGGCGCCCAGGCCGAGCAGTCGGCGGACCTCGTCGTCCTGTTCCCGGTCGCTGGGACTGACGTCGATGTGGAGCCGGTTCTTGGCGCTCTTGCCCTCGGGCACCCGTGCGAAGGTCAGCACCGGCGGTACGGAACCGGGGCGGTCCGCTCCCCCACGCGCAGCGGGCGGGCCGATGGTGACGACGCCTTCCTCCGCGTCCTCGTCCCGCACCTGGTAGTCGAGGACCGAGCACCAGAACCGGGCGAGGCCGACGGGATCCGCGCAGTCGATCGCGAGCTCGGTGAACTTGCTGGCCATCGTCGGGACCTCCCGGTCGGGTACGGCGGTTCTGTCAGCGGCCTCATGCTAAGGGCCGCCACGGGGCGCCTCGCACGATCAAGGGAACAAATGTTCTATTCTGCGGTGAGTGCTACCGAGGAGGCGTCCATGCGCTGGGACAATCTGGTCGAGAAGAACTCGACGGCCGGGAACAGCGCGCTCTTCGCCGCGGACGCGGTGACCACGCGCACGTTCGACACCCCGGATTTCCGGGGCATCACCTTCCACGAGATCCGGGCCCGTTCGATCCTGAACCGGGTGCCCGGCGCCTCGCGGATGCCGTTCGAATGGACGGTGAACCCTTACCGGGGCTGTACGCACGCCTGTGTGTACTGCTTCGCCCGCAAGACCCACAGCTATCTGGACCTGGACACCGGCATCGGCTTCGACTCCCAGATCGTCGTCAAGGTCAACGCCGCCGAACTGCTCCAGCGGGAGCTGGCCTCCCGGCACTGGCGGGGCGAGCACGTCGCCATGGGCACGAACGTCGACTGCTACCAGCGGGCGGAGGGTAAATACCAACTCATGCCGGGCATCATCGCCGCCCTGCGCGACCGGGCGAACCCCTTCTCCATCCTCACCAAGGGCACGCTGGTCCTGCGGGACCTGGAGCTGCTGCGGCAGGCCGCGGAGGTCGCCGAGGTAGGTGTCTCGGTCTCCGTCGGCTTCATCGACCGGGAGCTGTGGCGGACGGTCGAGCCGGGCACCCCCTCCCCCGAACGCCGGCTGGACGTGGTGCGCGCGCTCACCGACGCGGGGATCGGCTGCTCGGTCCTGATGGCCCCGGTCATCCCGTTCCTGGGCGACCGCCCGGAGCAGCTGCGTGCCACCGTCGCCGCCATCGCGGACGCGGGGGCGGCCTCGGTGACCCCGCTGGTGCTGCATCTGCGCCCCGGCGCGCGCGAGTGGTACCTGCACTGGCTGGGACAGCACCATCCGCAGCTGGTGGAGCGCTACGAGCGGATGTACGCGGACGGGGCGTACGCCCCCACCTGGTACCAGCGCCGGATCACGCGTCAGGTGCACGAGCTGGCGGACGAGTTCGGAATCGGCCCGGCGCACCGGGGCGAGGCCCGGCGGATCGGCCCGGCTCCGGCGCCGCCCGCCGCACCGGAGCCGGGTCCCACCCAGCTGACCCTGCTGTGAGGCCCGTGGTGGGTCCCGGGCGACCGCCGGCAGGGCCGATGGCGTGACCGTACGGGTCGGCTCCGCGCGGAACAGGTCCTTCCGCGGAGGTCTTCGGGGAGCATGCGGCGGGGACCGGTGATCCGGCGCCGCGTCCCGTCACCCCGGGAGGCCCCATGACGAAACGTGCAGGAATTCTGGTCGCCGTC from Streptomyces sp. CA-278952 carries:
- a CDS encoding VOC family protein; protein product: MASKFTELAIDCADPVGLARFWCSVLDYQVRDEDAEEGVVTIGPPAARGGADRPGSVPPVLTFARVPEGKSAKNRLHIDVSPSDREQDDEVRRLLGLGARRADVGQGGASWVVLADPEGNEFCVLGDRRP
- a CDS encoding Rv2578c family radical SAM protein is translated as MRWDNLVEKNSTAGNSALFAADAVTTRTFDTPDFRGITFHEIRARSILNRVPGASRMPFEWTVNPYRGCTHACVYCFARKTHSYLDLDTGIGFDSQIVVKVNAAELLQRELASRHWRGEHVAMGTNVDCYQRAEGKYQLMPGIIAALRDRANPFSILTKGTLVLRDLELLRQAAEVAEVGVSVSVGFIDRELWRTVEPGTPSPERRLDVVRALTDAGIGCSVLMAPVIPFLGDRPEQLRATVAAIADAGAASVTPLVLHLRPGAREWYLHWLGQHHPQLVERYERMYADGAYAPTWYQRRITRQVHELADEFGIGPAHRGEARRIGPAPAPPAAPEPGPTQLTLL
- a CDS encoding SRPBCC family protein, with protein sequence MAQVEATTERIIAADAEAVFDALADYKDVRGKVLTAHFSEYEVREGGDGEGSLVHWKLQATSKRVRDCLLEVSEPTDGQLVEKDRNSSMVTTWTVTPAGEGKSKAVVTTVWDGAGGIGGFFERTFAPKGLGRIYDELLQNLATEVEK